The Deltaproteobacteria bacterium genome window below encodes:
- a CDS encoding DEAD/DEAH box helicase family protein yields MGFHPQFPTDPYQIIHPDVRWYPGEELLGRIGLANLLPPLVHRIREGVWKWRDSGYAGASATTKALLRHWFETEHLLPQTDETVGKFRYYFSQREAVESAIWLYEIEEARDPYGLIKYDTAGQVTKSMFREDWTRYVMKLATGAGKTKVMSLLIAWSYFHKIYEEDSELSKNFLLIAPNIIVLDRLATDFDGLKIFFADPVLPDNGYEGRNWRDDFQITLHKQDHVSNVSPTGNIFLTNIHRVYEKEEAPKTFEEAKDKLDFFAGPRPTGKTTDSKVDLGDIIRNVSELVVINDEAHHVHEEDLAWFKSIGDISNRLKLKGGKLSAQFDLTATPKHTNGAIFVQTVSDYPLVEAVRQGVVKTPVLPDPASRAKLQERKSAKFSERYRDYLQLGYLEWEKVYDELEPAGKKSILFVMTDDTKNCDEVADYLVKTFPKLEDGVLVIHTKNNGEISESSTGKNKDELDRLRKLSREIDSWDNPYKAIVSVMVLREGWDVQNVVSIVGLRPFKAASKILPEQTIGRGLRRMFRGQDIQEKVSVIGTDAFIDFVESIKDEGVELEYAAMSDRTKPQSPTVIEVDSENRKKDIEALDIEIPVLAPRIYREYKNLAEINVSELPAPKLKLIPFTPEQQREIIFLEIDTGAESHKTLMDGDFVPNHQNMITFFARSLMRELHLVGGFDGLFGMMKDYIQNRLFEIPVDLDDLNVLRNMSEIEPVRTIQETFRKAINDLTIQDTGTTKIQEYIKVSKTRPYLSDKKEYFRPDKSIFNKVVGDSQLELDFAVFLDKCPDIVSYFKNSNATHFKIEYNKAGGGIADYYPDFVVNQDGNNFWIIETKGREDLDDPQKWERLKQWCEDATSLEPKKRYRALFVRQDEWEKYHPATFNELVKAVG; encoded by the coding sequence ATGGGCTTCCACCCGCAGTTTCCCACTGACCCGTATCAGATTATTCACCCTGACGTTCGCTGGTATCCGGGCGAGGAGTTGCTGGGACGAATCGGTCTCGCAAATCTCCTGCCGCCGCTGGTACACCGCATACGGGAGGGCGTATGGAAGTGGAGGGATTCCGGATATGCAGGCGCCAGTGCGACGACCAAGGCACTGCTCCGGCACTGGTTCGAGACGGAACATCTCCTGCCGCAAACCGACGAAACCGTCGGAAAGTTCCGCTATTACTTTTCCCAGCGTGAAGCGGTCGAATCGGCCATCTGGCTCTATGAAATAGAAGAAGCCCGCGACCCCTACGGGCTCATCAAATATGACACCGCCGGGCAGGTCACTAAAAGCATGTTCCGGGAGGACTGGACCCGGTACGTGATGAAACTGGCGACCGGCGCCGGAAAGACCAAGGTGATGAGCCTGCTCATCGCGTGGTCGTACTTCCACAAGATCTATGAGGAAGATTCCGAACTCAGCAAGAACTTTTTGCTGATCGCGCCGAATATCATTGTGCTTGACCGGTTGGCGACCGACTTTGACGGCCTGAAGATATTTTTTGCCGATCCGGTGCTTCCGGACAACGGGTACGAGGGCCGGAACTGGCGTGACGATTTTCAGATCACGCTCCACAAACAGGATCATGTCAGCAACGTCTCCCCAACCGGCAATATCTTCCTGACCAACATTCACCGGGTCTACGAGAAGGAAGAGGCCCCGAAGACGTTTGAGGAAGCCAAAGACAAGCTCGATTTCTTCGCCGGTCCCCGCCCCACCGGGAAAACCACGGATTCAAAGGTGGACCTCGGCGATATCATCCGGAACGTCTCGGAACTGGTCGTCATCAACGACGAGGCGCACCACGTCCATGAGGAAGACCTGGCTTGGTTCAAGAGCATCGGGGACATTTCAAATCGCCTGAAACTGAAGGGCGGCAAGCTCTCGGCGCAGTTCGACCTCACGGCGACCCCAAAACACACCAACGGCGCGATTTTCGTTCAGACGGTCAGCGACTATCCCCTTGTCGAAGCCGTCAGGCAGGGGGTCGTGAAGACGCCGGTGCTCCCCGATCCGGCCTCACGGGCAAAACTTCAGGAGCGGAAAAGTGCGAAGTTCTCGGAGCGGTACCGGGATTATCTCCAGCTCGGCTATCTGGAATGGGAAAAGGTTTATGACGAGCTGGAACCGGCCGGAAAGAAGTCGATCCTGTTCGTAATGACCGACGACACGAAGAACTGCGATGAAGTGGCGGATTACCTCGTCAAGACTTTCCCGAAGCTGGAGGATGGTGTTCTGGTCATTCACACCAAGAACAATGGTGAGATCTCGGAGTCCTCAACCGGCAAGAACAAGGACGAACTGGACAGGCTCCGTAAGCTGAGCCGTGAGATTGATAGCTGGGATAATCCGTACAAAGCGATCGTATCCGTGATGGTGCTGCGCGAAGGCTGGGACGTGCAGAACGTCGTTTCGATTGTCGGCCTTCGACCGTTCAAAGCGGCGAGCAAGATTCTTCCCGAGCAGACCATTGGGCGCGGCCTCAGGCGGATGTTCCGGGGTCAGGACATCCAGGAGAAGGTCAGTGTGATCGGGACCGATGCCTTCATCGATTTTGTGGAATCCATCAAGGATGAAGGCGTTGAATTGGAATACGCGGCGATGAGTGACCGGACCAAGCCTCAATCGCCGACCGTGATCGAGGTGGACTCGGAGAACCGGAAGAAGGATATCGAAGCCCTTGATATAGAAATCCCGGTCTTGGCACCGCGAATCTACAGGGAATACAAGAACCTGGCCGAGATCAATGTTTCAGAGCTGCCTGCTCCGAAGCTGAAGCTGATTCCGTTCACGCCGGAGCAGCAACGGGAAATCATCTTTCTGGAGATCGACACTGGAGCCGAGAGCCACAAGACCCTGATGGACGGGGATTTTGTCCCCAACCATCAGAATATGATTACATTCTTCGCCCGAAGCCTGATGCGTGAACTGCACCTGGTTGGTGGATTCGACGGACTGTTCGGGATGATGAAGGATTATATCCAAAACCGGCTGTTCGAAATACCGGTCGATCTGGATGACCTCAATGTTCTCCGGAATATGTCCGAAATCGAACCGGTCAGGACGATTCAGGAAACCTTCCGGAAGGCGATCAACGATCTGACGATTCAGGACACGGGCACAACGAAGATCCAGGAATATATCAAGGTCAGCAAGACGCGACCTTACCTGTCCGACAAGAAGGAGTATTTCAGGCCGGACAAGTCGATCTTCAACAAGGTGGTGGGCGACAGCCAGCTTGAACTCGACTTTGCGGTATTTCTCGACAAGTGCCCGGACATCGTTTCGTACTTCAAGAACTCCAACGCGACCCACTTCAAAATCGAATACAACAAGGCCGGCGGCGGCATTGCCGACTATTATCCGGATTTCGTCGTGAACCAGGACGGCAATAACTTCTGGATTATTGAGACCAAAGGCCGGGAAGATCTGGACGATCCTCAGAAATGGGAACGCCTCAAGCAATGGTGCGAAGACGCAACTTCACTGGAGCCGAAGAAACGCTACCGGGCACTGTTCGTCCGGCAGGACGAGTGGGAGAAATACCATCCGGCGACGTTTAACGAACTGGTGAAGGCGGTTGGTTAA
- a CDS encoding helix-turn-helix transcriptional regulator, which translates to MAIHKWKELRDSQLSPEAIARIEKAAAEEVLAINIRALRELLGKTQEEMAKATAMSQSEISRLEHRTDYLVSTLRKCVEALGGELEIRANFGAKSIRLAA; encoded by the coding sequence ATGGCGATCCACAAGTGGAAGGAACTGCGTGACAGCCAGCTTTCGCCTGAGGCGATAGCACGCATCGAGAAGGCCGCCGCCGAGGAAGTGCTGGCGATCAACATCCGGGCGCTCCGCGAACTGCTGGGCAAAACGCAGGAAGAGATGGCAAAGGCGACCGCCATGTCGCAGTCGGAAATCTCGCGGCTGGAGCACCGGACGGACTATCTGGTGTCAACGCTCCGCAAGTGCGTGGAGGCCCTCGGCGGCGAACTGGAGATCCGCGCCAACTTCGGCGCGAAAAGCATCCGCCTGGCGGCGTGA
- a CDS encoding type II toxin-antitoxin system RelE/ParE family toxin: MEVVHTDEFGDWYRALDDTDKESVAYSVELLEQCGVALGYPHSSEIRGASIALRELRVQSKGRPIRVFYAFDRTRDAVLIIGGDKEGQDDGRFYRTWIPVAEKIWKQYLAEREEMERASASQKKGKG, translated from the coding sequence GTGGAAGTGGTGCATACCGATGAGTTCGGCGACTGGTACAGGGCGCTGGACGACACGGACAAGGAATCGGTTGCCTACTCCGTTGAACTGCTGGAGCAATGCGGTGTTGCACTGGGTTATCCTCATAGCAGCGAGATCAGGGGGGCCAGCATCGCCCTGAGGGAGTTGCGGGTCCAGTCGAAGGGCAGGCCGATCCGGGTTTTCTATGCGTTCGACAGGACGCGGGATGCCGTCCTGATTATCGGGGGCGACAAGGAAGGACAGGACGACGGCCGGTTCTACCGGACCTGGATACCGGTGGCGGAGAAAATCTGGAAGCAGTACCTCGCTGAACGTGAAGAGATGGAAAGGGCTTCGGCCTCGCAGAAGAAAGGCAAAGGGTGA
- a CDS encoding Mov34/MPN/PAD-1 family protein, which yields MRVYLSDQAFVALTVAAVEVYKRECFGYLLGHMTDDACHVDLAVPLQSAERKFMEVSVSTQRVGRVGQLMDEFHRWRKVGDFHSHPDYAGQTWEPILSDTDVATMGKRFVSVVISLHETGRRSHWKYDRKGNLSGTVSGYRLKMSAYYRGITEGSVRQVALLCPFAVSYQREKTVVDAFARPGVNPEESLKIRVSRSRKLPYQPASPQYEFFRHLQTARASSLGEFIRVYGETRRITVGRSGRAAQQRDPQTVSAAVEYFQEFRSLGLVELLH from the coding sequence ATGCGAGTCTATCTTTCGGATCAGGCGTTTGTCGCGCTCACCGTGGCGGCCGTCGAGGTCTACAAGCGCGAGTGCTTCGGCTACCTGCTGGGGCACATGACCGACGACGCCTGCCACGTGGACCTCGCCGTGCCGCTCCAGTCGGCCGAGCGCAAGTTCATGGAGGTGTCCGTCAGCACGCAGCGCGTGGGCCGGGTGGGGCAGCTCATGGACGAGTTCCACCGCTGGCGGAAGGTGGGCGACTTCCACTCGCACCCCGACTACGCCGGGCAGACCTGGGAGCCCATCCTCTCCGACACCGACGTCGCCACGATGGGCAAGCGGTTCGTCTCCGTCGTCATCAGCCTGCACGAGACCGGCCGCCGTTCCCACTGGAAATACGACCGCAAGGGGAACCTCTCCGGCACCGTGAGCGGCTACCGCCTCAAGATGAGCGCCTACTACCGCGGCATCACCGAGGGGAGCGTGCGCCAGGTGGCGCTGCTCTGCCCCTTCGCCGTCAGCTACCAGCGGGAGAAGACCGTCGTGGACGCCTTCGCGCGCCCCGGCGTGAACCCCGAGGAGTCGCTGAAGATCCGCGTCTCGCGGAGCCGCAAGCTCCCCTACCAGCCCGCCTCGCCGCAGTACGAGTTCTTCCGCCACCTCCAGACGGCGCGGGCGTCATCGCTCGGCGAGTTCATCCGCGTCTACGGCGAGACCCGCCGGATCACCGTCGGCCGCAGCGGCCGCGCCGCCCAGCAGCGCGACCCGCAGACCGTCTCCGCCGCCGTCGAGTATTTCCAGGAGTTCCGCTCCCTCGGCCTCGTCGAACTGCTGCACTGA
- a CDS encoding sigma-54-dependent Fis family transcriptional regulator: MENSDYSILVVDDEPNMRKVLSALLGGEGYDVETADSGAKALDMLRQDQFHAMITDLRMPGMDGLELLRKSRQFQPRLPVIMLTAHGTVDTAVEAIKQGAFDYLSKPFDKSEIVGVVDKALRSYEISQQDVVDPERKPADLPLIGEHPSMKEIFRMVDKVAASPSTVLISGESGTGKELIAQLIHDRSDRAKKPLIKLHCAAIPSTLLESELFGYEKGAFTGAVTSKPGRFELADGGTLFMDEVGDIPLEMQVKLLRVLQDQQFERVGGVKTSQVDVRLVAATHRDLNAAVREGRFREDLFYRLNVVPLHLPPLRERQSDIPLLADHFRRKFNTRLNRNVQSISPEAMEKLAAFSWPGNIRQLENVMERSMLFCEGTVLTGQDIPSLEGTVPLPPPGAASAAAPEAAAGRFKELTREASVRVQREIILKALEEHNHNVTRTAKALGLSRKGLQLKLKDLGLR; the protein is encoded by the coding sequence ATGGAAAACTCCGACTACAGCATCCTCGTCGTCGATGACGAACCGAACATGCGGAAAGTCCTCTCGGCGCTCCTGGGCGGCGAGGGTTACGACGTGGAGACGGCCGATTCCGGTGCGAAGGCGCTCGACATGCTCCGCCAGGACCAGTTCCACGCGATGATTACCGACCTGCGCATGCCGGGCATGGACGGCCTGGAACTGCTGCGGAAATCCCGGCAGTTCCAGCCGCGCCTGCCCGTCATCATGCTGACGGCGCACGGGACCGTGGACACGGCGGTCGAGGCGATCAAGCAGGGCGCGTTCGACTACCTTTCCAAGCCGTTCGACAAGAGCGAGATCGTGGGCGTGGTGGACAAGGCGCTCCGGTCGTACGAAATCTCCCAGCAGGATGTCGTGGACCCCGAGCGCAAGCCGGCCGACCTGCCGCTCATCGGCGAGCACCCGTCCATGAAGGAGATATTCCGGATGGTGGACAAGGTGGCAGCCTCGCCGTCCACGGTGCTCATCTCCGGCGAATCGGGCACGGGCAAGGAGCTCATCGCCCAGCTCATCCATGACCGGTCGGACCGGGCGAAAAAGCCGCTCATCAAGCTGCACTGCGCGGCAATCCCGTCAACGCTTCTGGAGAGCGAGCTGTTCGGATACGAGAAGGGCGCCTTCACCGGGGCCGTCACCTCCAAGCCCGGCCGGTTCGAGCTGGCCGATGGCGGCACACTGTTCATGGACGAGGTGGGCGACATTCCGCTGGAGATGCAGGTGAAGCTCCTGCGGGTTCTCCAGGACCAGCAGTTCGAGCGGGTGGGCGGCGTGAAGACCAGCCAGGTGGACGTGCGCCTCGTGGCCGCCACCCACCGCGATCTCAATGCCGCCGTCCGCGAGGGGCGGTTCCGCGAGGACCTGTTCTACCGGCTGAACGTCGTGCCCCTGCACCTGCCCCCGCTCCGCGAGCGGCAGAGCGACATCCCGCTGCTGGCCGACCACTTCCGGCGGAAGTTCAATACCCGGCTGAACCGCAACGTCCAGTCGATCTCGCCGGAAGCGATGGAAAAGCTGGCCGCCTTCAGCTGGCCGGGGAACATCCGCCAGCTCGAAAACGTCATGGAGCGGTCGATGCTGTTCTGCGAGGGGACCGTCCTCACCGGTCAGGATATCCCGTCTCTGGAGGGAACCGTGCCGCTCCCGCCGCCGGGAGCGGCGTCCGCCGCGGCCCCCGAAGCCGCCGCCGGGAGGTTCAAGGAACTGACCCGCGAGGCGTCCGTCCGGGTCCAGCGGGAAATCATCCTCAAGGCGCTCGAAGAGCACAACCACAACGTCACCCGAACCGCCAAGGCGCTCGGCCTTTCGCGCAAGGGATTGCAGCTGAAACTGAAGGATCTGGGACTCCGGTAG
- a CDS encoding PilZ domain-containing protein, giving the protein MSQGSELRKHHRVPFQGAVRCMAQPATTVFSPGGNLSGGGMFLRARSSLAPGTEVTVRFQLPYLGDMVEARGVIRWRQMDVREEETAGIGIEFTEIDVPLRERILHFIESQSLSLL; this is encoded by the coding sequence ATGTCACAGGGTTCGGAGCTACGGAAACACCACCGGGTGCCGTTCCAAGGGGCTGTCCGGTGCATGGCCCAGCCGGCGACGACGGTCTTCTCGCCGGGCGGTAATCTTTCCGGCGGCGGCATGTTCCTCCGGGCGCGCAGCAGCCTCGCCCCCGGCACCGAAGTGACAGTCCGGTTCCAGCTTCCCTATCTGGGTGACATGGTCGAGGCCCGCGGCGTGATCCGCTGGCGGCAGATGGACGTGCGCGAGGAGGAAACCGCCGGTATCGGCATCGAGTTTACGGAGATCGATGTGCCGCTGCGGGAGCGGATACTCCATTTCATCGAGAGCCAGTCGCTCAGCCTCCTGTAG
- a CDS encoding AarF/ABC1/UbiB kinase family protein translates to MRQALATVYRFSIIAGTLLPMYLYYVFLWYRRKWLGIRTTREKWRATHRKYAKRFYRMAVKLKGGMIKVGQLISARVDVMPREWIEELSLLQDSVPPTPWPYIHKTLKAELGGEPDGIFEWIDHNALAAASFGQVHRARTKEGEEVVLKIQHEDIEFKLKVDLWMLRTAVKMFNIFIPRTDLSVIGREMSHALSNELSYEQEAAYCETIGNNFAGFTGGVVIPRVIRKYTTRHVICMEFFDGYKITNFAKMKELEIDRRETLTMILNAWTKMMYQDGVFQSDPHPGNLMFNKIGGKVVVCVLDFGQVKILPKEFHQKLLAAVFAFLSRDVNQFLPALKGLGVLGDADLEAVRPILSEFFQHYFHLSPQEAKNLDFRKIREDVLATIEKIDRITIPNDIILYGRTFSLLSGLATQIDKTANMFLIAKPFIMQTLMTMNAPAAQPAAPAAAAPAS, encoded by the coding sequence ATGCGACAGGCACTTGCGACCGTTTACCGTTTCAGCATCATCGCCGGGACGCTGCTGCCCATGTACCTCTACTACGTGTTCCTGTGGTACCGGCGGAAGTGGCTGGGAATACGGACCACCCGCGAGAAATGGCGCGCCACGCACCGCAAGTACGCAAAGCGGTTCTACCGCATGGCCGTGAAGCTGAAAGGCGGCATGATCAAGGTGGGGCAGCTCATTTCCGCCCGTGTGGACGTGATGCCGCGGGAATGGATCGAGGAACTGTCGCTGCTCCAGGACAGCGTGCCGCCGACGCCCTGGCCCTATATCCACAAGACCCTCAAGGCGGAACTGGGCGGCGAACCGGACGGGATATTCGAGTGGATCGACCATAATGCGCTCGCCGCCGCCAGTTTCGGACAGGTCCACCGGGCCCGGACGAAAGAGGGCGAGGAAGTGGTCCTCAAGATCCAGCACGAGGACATCGAGTTCAAGCTGAAGGTGGACCTGTGGATGCTCCGGACGGCGGTGAAGATGTTCAACATCTTCATTCCCCGCACCGACCTGTCGGTGATCGGCCGGGAGATGTCACACGCGCTGTCGAATGAACTCTCCTACGAGCAGGAAGCGGCCTACTGCGAGACGATCGGGAATAACTTCGCCGGGTTTACGGGCGGGGTCGTCATCCCCCGCGTGATCCGCAAATACACCACGCGCCATGTGATCTGCATGGAGTTCTTCGACGGCTACAAGATCACCAATTTCGCCAAGATGAAGGAACTGGAGATCGACCGCCGTGAAACGCTGACGATGATCCTGAACGCCTGGACCAAGATGATGTACCAGGACGGGGTGTTCCAGTCCGACCCGCATCCGGGCAATCTCATGTTCAACAAGATTGGCGGCAAGGTGGTCGTCTGCGTCCTCGACTTCGGCCAGGTGAAGATCCTCCCGAAGGAGTTTCACCAGAAGCTCCTCGCCGCCGTTTTCGCTTTCCTCTCCCGGGACGTGAACCAGTTCCTTCCGGCGCTGAAGGGACTGGGAGTCCTGGGCGACGCCGACCTGGAGGCAGTGCGCCCCATCTTGTCGGAGTTTTTCCAGCACTATTTCCACCTCTCGCCGCAGGAGGCGAAGAACCTGGATTTCCGCAAGATCCGGGAGGACGTGCTGGCAACGATCGAGAAGATCGACCGGATCACGATCCCCAACGACATCATCCTGTACGGCCGGACCTTTTCGCTGCTGTCGGGGCTCGCCACGCAGATCGACAAGACTGCGAACATGTTCCTGATTGCCAAGCCGTTCATCATGCAGACGCTGATGACCATGAACGCCCCGGCGGCGCAGCCTGCCGCTCCTGCCGCCGCCGCTCCGGCCAGCTGA
- a CDS encoding alpha/beta fold hydrolase produces MRVSGGFGYALEVVAALPQIRPAVTARRMALGSAHLVERAVLGPLTPQVRSFSRTVFMWENVTLLRYHTTKARTYRTPVVIIPPLMVNPDVFDLRPGHSLIHFLLDAGFDVFLVDFGSPTDADREIRVDDYVTDFIPKAIAKICEVTGENEVSTIGWSMGGIMSMLYASVYQKDAHLRNAIVLGSPFDFSKMFPVNLLVKFFGMGIGATMEKMGNLPPILPRIGFEMLAPFGMLTRYLNLLMNYWDREYVAGFETIRDWGRGFIAYPQEAFVQFVTDFIRDDKVRRGQLVMKGRRVDLANVEANLLLFVGMTDKVAAPESVEALIGLVSSKDKTCVKVEVGHIGLVTGSRAKKHIWAPMALWLAERSQ; encoded by the coding sequence TTGCGGGTTTCGGGCGGTTTCGGATATGCACTGGAGGTTGTGGCGGCACTTCCCCAGATCAGACCAGCAGTAACGGCCCGGCGGATGGCGCTGGGTTCGGCCCATCTGGTCGAGCGCGCCGTCCTGGGGCCGCTCACGCCGCAGGTCCGCTCGTTCTCCCGCACGGTGTTCATGTGGGAGAACGTGACGCTGCTCCGGTACCATACGACAAAGGCGCGGACCTACCGGACCCCGGTGGTCATTATTCCGCCGCTCATGGTGAACCCGGACGTTTTCGATCTGCGCCCCGGACACTCGCTGATCCATTTCCTGCTGGATGCCGGTTTCGATGTCTTTCTGGTGGACTTCGGATCGCCGACGGACGCCGACCGGGAAATCCGCGTGGATGACTACGTGACCGACTTCATCCCGAAGGCGATTGCGAAGATCTGCGAGGTGACAGGCGAGAACGAGGTCTCGACAATCGGCTGGTCTATGGGCGGCATCATGAGCATGCTGTACGCGTCGGTATACCAGAAGGACGCCCACCTGCGGAACGCCATCGTGCTGGGGAGCCCGTTCGACTTCTCGAAGATGTTCCCCGTCAACCTGCTGGTGAAGTTCTTCGGCATGGGTATCGGGGCCACGATGGAGAAGATGGGCAACCTGCCGCCGATCCTGCCGCGCATCGGCTTCGAGATGCTCGCTCCGTTCGGAATGCTGACCCGCTATCTCAACCTGCTGATGAACTACTGGGACCGGGAGTATGTGGCGGGATTCGAGACGATCCGTGACTGGGGGCGGGGTTTCATCGCCTATCCGCAGGAGGCGTTCGTCCAGTTCGTGACGGACTTCATCCGCGACGACAAGGTGCGCCGGGGACAGCTGGTGATGAAGGGCCGCCGCGTGGACCTCGCCAACGTCGAGGCCAACCTGCTGCTGTTCGTCGGGATGACCGACAAGGTGGCCGCACCGGAATCTGTCGAGGCGCTGATAGGCCTGGTCAGCTCGAAGGACAAGACCTGCGTCAAGGTGGAGGTGGGCCACATCGGTCTCGTGACCGGATCGCGGGCGAAGAAACACATCTGGGCGCCGATGGCGCTCTGGCTTGCCGAGCGCAGCCAGTAA